One part of the Bacillus sp. FJAT-45350 genome encodes these proteins:
- a CDS encoding LLM class flavin-dependent oxidoreductase, which yields MEIGLSTFVETTPDPKTGEVISHAKRIRDVVEEIVLADKVGLDVFGVGEHHREDFAASAPAVILAAAAAQTKKIRLTSAVTVLSSADPVRVFQDFSTVDAISNGRAEIMAGRGSFIESFPLFGYDLQDYNELFDEKLELLLKLRETEKVTWKGGHRPAIQNRGVYPRPVQDPLPVWIGSGGNMESVIRAGKLGLPLVLAIIGGSPLQFAPLVELYKRSAERAGHDISKLPIASHSHGFVAEDTETAADKFFPSTQHVMNVIGRERGWGHYDRSSFDAARSFEGALYVGDSKTVAEKIIHLRKNVGITRFMLHCPVGTMPHEDVMKSIELLGTEVAPRVREEISKWEQETNE from the coding sequence ATGGAAATAGGATTAAGCACCTTCGTTGAAACAACCCCAGATCCGAAAACAGGTGAAGTAATTAGTCATGCAAAGCGAATACGTGACGTTGTTGAAGAAATTGTTCTTGCTGATAAAGTAGGTTTGGATGTCTTTGGTGTCGGGGAGCATCATCGAGAAGACTTTGCAGCATCTGCACCGGCAGTTATTCTAGCAGCAGCTGCAGCACAAACAAAAAAGATAAGATTAACAAGTGCAGTAACAGTTCTTTCCTCTGCTGATCCAGTACGTGTATTCCAAGATTTTTCGACTGTTGATGCTATTTCTAATGGTCGGGCAGAGATTATGGCAGGGAGAGGTTCTTTTATCGAGTCTTTTCCATTGTTTGGATACGATTTACAAGATTACAATGAACTGTTCGATGAGAAATTGGAACTACTGTTAAAGCTACGTGAAACTGAAAAAGTTACATGGAAAGGTGGACACCGTCCTGCGATTCAAAACCGAGGTGTATATCCTCGTCCTGTTCAAGACCCACTCCCAGTATGGATTGGCAGCGGTGGGAATATGGAATCTGTTATTCGTGCAGGGAAACTAGGGTTGCCACTGGTTTTGGCAATTATTGGCGGAAGCCCGCTTCAGTTTGCCCCACTTGTAGAGCTTTATAAAAGGTCGGCTGAGAGAGCTGGACATGACATTTCCAAATTACCAATTGCGTCGCATTCCCATGGCTTTGTTGCAGAGGACACAGAGACAGCTGCCGATAAGTTCTTCCCATCTACTCAGCATGTAATGAATGTGATTGGGCGTGAGAGAGGTTGGGGGCATTATGACCGGTCGAGCTTTGACGCTGCAAGAAGTTTTGAAGGGGCTCTATATGTAGGAGATTCAAAAACAGTAGCAGAGAAAATTATTCATCTACGTAAAAATGTAGGAATCACTCGTTTTATGCTTCATTGCCCTGTTGGTACAATGCCTCATGAGGACGTTATGAAGTCAATAGAATTATTAGGGACAGAAGTGGCGCCTCGAGTAAGAGAGGAAATTTCTAAGTGGGAACAGGAAACAAACGAGTAA